The Pseudomonadota bacterium genome includes the window AGATCCTGGAGGTCCGCGCCGCGCGCCTCGCGCACCTGGCGCAGCAGCTCGCCGGTGAACACGGTGTCGCGGGCGAGCAGCGGCATTTCTGGGCGCGCTCGGCCCGGCGTTTCATTGGCTGGCATGGTGTCGAAGCGGGCGTCTTCGCCGCGATCGAGCGCGGGCGGTAGCGTCGAGTCGTGAGCCTCGCCCTCGGGAAAGAGCTGCTGATTGTAGCGCTGCTGCTTCTCCGGATCGATCAGGGTCGCGTAGGCCTCCTCAGCGCGCTGCAGAAAGCGGCGCGTCTCCTCGGGCGGGGCGAGCCCGTAGACGGCGCTGGAGGCCGGCTCGTAGATGCGCCGGACCTGGCGGTGGGCGCGGCGCAGCTCCTCCTCGCTGGCCACCGGGTGGACGCCGAGCAGCTCGTAGTGGTTCTGTCGGTCCAGCGGGACCGGCAGCGGATCGCTGAGGGCGCCACGCTCGCGCGGTTCGCGCGCGATCAATCGGCGCGCGACGCGCTCGATGTCGCGGCTGACCTTGGCCTCGGGGTTCTCGACGAGCAGCGGGCGGCGCTTGCGAATACAGAGCCAGACGAGGTCATCGCTCTCGACGTGGCCCAGGTATTCGACGGGCAGGCCGAGGTGGCGCCGCGCGACGGTCGCCAGGGCGGGTCCCAGCTCGAGATCGTCGCGGGTGCGCGTATCGTTGACGACGATCAGCGGGCGCAGCTCGCTCATCGCCGTGGCCAGGGCGTCGGCCAGCGTGTCGCCACGAGCTGCGGCCGCCTCGCGTAGTTGGTTGGGCGAGGGAAGCCCGCAGTGCGCGTCATCCTCGACGGCGCGCAGCAGCACATCGACCCCCGGCAGGGCGCGGATCTGGCGCAGGTAGGTTGCCTTGATCAGGCGGGCCAGGCACTCCGTCGCGGTTGGCTCCGGGTGCGTGACCAGGACGTGGAGATCGGCAGCGAGCAAGGTGTCGATGGTGTTGAAGCCGGTGCCGGGCCCCACGTCGACCACCACGTAATCCGCCGTCAGGGTTGGGAGCTGCGAGAGGAAACGCTTCTTTTGCACCGGACGCGGGTTTGCGGCATCGAGGGCATTGGCCTGGCCCGGAACGAGCCCGAGGCCCTTGAAGGGAGTGTCGCAGACCATCTCCTCCAGTCGCCGGGCGTCATGGCGCAGGAAGCGGTGAAGCGAGCGCTGGGGCTCGTGAACTCCGACGAGCGTGTGCAGGTTCGGGGCGCCGAGGTTGGCATCGACTAGCACGACCCGTTTGCTGAGCTGTGCCAGGTAGATCGCGATGCTGGAGGCGATCACGCTGCAGCCGACACCGCCTTTGCCGCCGGCGATGGCGATGATGCGTGGGCGCGCCAGCCCCGGGACCTGGGCAGTCGTCGCGTCCCCGCCGGGGCCGTCGCAGTCCTGCGACGGATCGTCCTCGCACTCGCCCGCGGTCAAACCGCTCGCCTCAGCGCTGCCGCCTGCCCGCTCCCCCTCGGCGCTGCCGCCTGCCCGATCGGTGGGTGGCGCCGACGACATGGGGGCGCCGTTGCCGTCTCGGTCGGATACGCTCTTTGGCTCGGATGCACTCATTGGCGCCACACCTAGTCGTTGGCCGCGGCCGCCCGCCGTGGCTGCATAGCACGCCCCTTGGGCGCGCGTGAAGGCGCCCATCGCGGGCGCCGATCGCGGGCCGGTGGCCGGCGTGCTTGGGAGCCGCGCGGGCTGGAGCGACGGCAGCCTCGGTCTTTTGACAGCGATGAGACCCTCTGATAGCTTGATTTCAGCCCTTTTGCGCATGAGAGTGACTGCATGGCGAAGCCGGTCCGACAGCAAATCGACAAGCCCGAGCGCGCGCGGCAACTGGCGCGGGCGATTGCCTCGGATCTCAGCCTCTATCACGAGGCGAAGATCGTCGAGGGGATCGAGAATGACACGCTCTTCGAGGTGATGGCGGCTGAGATAACCGAGGGCCGCGACCTGTTCCAGAAGCGCGTCGCCGAGCCGCTGCATAAGCTCAATATCTACGATCGGGCCGTGGTGGACGTGCTGATCAAGAGCAAGGGACACGTAAAATCCAAGATCTGGTGAGCGAAGCTCCACGATCTGGCAGGTGAAATCCAAGCTCTGGTGAACGAAGGCGAAGACCTGGCGGTAGGGCCGCGAGCCGGCGAGCGGTGGGGTGCCGGCGGCTACCGTTTGACGGTCGCGGCGCAGGACGCCGGGCAGCGCCTCGATAGTTATCTCGCTCAGCACGCCGCAGCTCCCAGCCGCGCACAGATCAAGCGCCATCTCGATGCCGGTTGCTGCCTCGTGAATCGCGAGGCCGGGCGCCCGGCGCAGCGCGTCAAGGCAGGCGACG containing:
- a CDS encoding helix-turn-helix domain-containing protein produces the protein MSSAPPTDRAGGSAEGERAGGSAEASGLTAGECEDDPSQDCDGPGGDATTAQVPGLARPRIIAIAGGKGGVGCSVIASSIAIYLAQLSKRVVLVDANLGAPNLHTLVGVHEPQRSLHRFLRHDARRLEEMVCDTPFKGLGLVPGQANALDAANPRPVQKKRFLSQLPTLTADYVVVDVGPGTGFNTIDTLLAADLHVLVTHPEPTATECLARLIKATYLRQIRALPGVDVLLRAVEDDAHCGLPSPNQLREAAAARGDTLADALATAMSELRPLIVVNDTRTRDDLELGPALATVARRHLGLPVEYLGHVESDDLVWLCIRKRRPLLVENPEAKVSRDIERVARRLIAREPRERGALSDPLPVPLDRQNHYELLGVHPVASEEELRRAHRQVRRIYEPASSAVYGLAPPEETRRFLQRAEEAYATLIDPEKQQRYNQQLFPEGEAHDSTLPPALDRGEDARFDTMPANETPGRARPEMPLLARDTVFTGELLRQVREARGADLQDLADRTKISRSYLQGIEAEHFAGGLAPVYVRGFVKAVARQLGLDPALVADSYMTHYTAASDTAASDRKR